The Alteromonas macleodii ATCC 27126 genome segment CGCTATTTTCTGTTAGCGAGTTTGTTAGCAATAGTATTAGCGGCCGTTTCCATTGCCGTTGCTGCTCAGCGTTATGCTCAACGTCACTTTGATCCCGTAGCAATAATGAAGACCTTGGGGGCAACAAGCAGTACCATTCGAAAAGTCTATTTGTTCCAAATTTTATTTATCACTGGGCTTGGTATTTTTATTGGCCTCGTTATAGGTTTTATCGGTCAGCAAGTAGTGATTTCACTTGTAGCGGACAGAGTGGATGTATCTCTTGATGTGTGGCATTGGCGGCCGCTTTTAATCGCCGTTGCTACAGGCGCTACGTGTGCATTGCTCTTTTCCTTATATCCGCTTTTGCAGCTATTTTCAGTTCCTCCGCTTCGCGTATTAATAAAGGACATATCAGCGAATTTACGTTCCAGAAGCATTCAGTTCGTGGCTTCCGGTGGCGCAATATTCTTACTGATGTGGATGTATAGTCGAGATTTAAAAATTAGCGCTATTCTTTTCGTTTCTGGCGCTGCGTTGGTGCTCGGATTACTTGGTGCTACGTATATCTTAATTGCTGTAGGTCGCAAGCTGGGCAGTGGAAGAATGGGGGCGTGGCAGTTGGCATGGGCACGTATTAAGCGACGTGCAATGGACAACAGCGTGCAGCTTATTAGCTTTTCCGTCACCATTATGTTGCTTTTAGTGGTGCTGGTAATGCGCAACGATATGGTTTCGCAATGGCGCTCGCAATTGCCCGAAGGTACACCCAATTATTTCTTAATTAACATTACGCCAGACATCCAACCAGAATTGGACAGACACTTCGCTGACAATGGAGTAAAAATCGAAGAGTTTTATCCTGTCATTCGAGGCCGATTTGTTTCGGTAAATGGAGAAGGGGTAAACACCGAGGTTTCTAAAGAAGATGAGCCGAATCGAGAAGGCCGAAGAGGTTTAGGCAGAGAAGCAAACCTAACTTGGAGCAACGCGCTTCAAAAAGAAAACGAGGTCATTGACGGGAACTGGCATGGCGATGAGGATAAACACTACAGCGAAGGATGGTTCCCGGTTTCCGTTGAAGAAGGCGTTGCAGAAAGGTTGAACATTAAAATGGGCGATCGGCTTACTTTTAATGTGGGAAGCGAGATTGTCGAAACGAAAGTAACGAGTATTCGTACTGTGAATTGGCAGACTATGCAGCCTAACTTTTTCTTCGTTATTCACCCTGAGGCAATGGCCGCATTTAGCCCAACTTATATTACTAGTTTCTACCTTCCTACCGAGAGAAAGGCAGAGTTAACTAACCTACTTAAACCGTTTGCATCAATAACTATGTTCGACGTTGATGCTCGAATTAATCAGTTGCGAGAGATTGTGGATCAGGTGTCTGTTGCCGTTGAATTTATTTTGGTGCTGGTATTGTTAGCGGGCAGTCTGGTATTGATTGCACAAGTACAGGCGAGTATGGATGAACGCAGACAGGAAATAGCCATACTTCGGACGCTAGGTGCAAAGGGGGCGTTGATAAGAAAAAGTGTTATTTTTGAGTTTGTTATCATTGGTGTAGTAGCAGGCTTTATGGCAGCAATGGCCAATGAGTTGAGCCTTTATTTACTTCAAACCTCTGTATTCCAAATGGAAGCAAGCTTACACCCAGAATACTGGGCAATAGCGCCAAGCGTTGGCGCTGTCGTTGTAGGCATATTAGGTGCGTTTGGATGCTGGCGTTTGCTTACACTTAATACCAGTCAGATGCTGCGGAATATGGTTTAGGTATTGTTGCGTTAGTTTAAAATGCGCTTTAATACAAAACGGACAGACGCTCGGTCAAGTGCCGTTTAGATTAAGGGCAGTGGACAGTCACTCAATTCAAATGAGTGTCTGTCCACTGTGCATTTCACAGCAAAGTTCACTAATTACAAAAGAATGGTTTTCGCGAAGAGTTTGAGAAGTGCTCTGGTTTGATAGTAAATAGATGTTTTTGAGGTTTGTAACTAAGCAAAGTGCCTCGCGATAATGTTGTGCAATAAATGTGGACACACACTTGCTTAGCAATTCAAGTGACTGTCCACAAGGCACATAACGAATTTCCGTAATTCAACTATGCGCGATATATTTCTCTTAGCGCCTCGTCGATAGAAGGGAAGTCAAAACTGAAGCCGGCGGTAGTAAGCTTTTGAGGAATGACTCTTTGCCCCTCAAGTATCATCGTCGACGATTCGCCCATTGCTATTTTCATAACAAAGCCCGGGACATTGAACAGGCAAGGTCGATTAAGTGATTTTGCGAGCGCTTTAGAGAACTCCTTGTTCGTCACTGGTTCTGGTGCCGTTAAATTAAATGCACCAGAACATGCACTATTCTCGAGCAAGAAGGAGATAGCACGCACCATATCTTGTAAGTGGATCCAGGCCAAATACTGACTACCACTCCCAAGTGTACCTCCGGCCCCCAATTTAAACGGTAGTGCCATTTTCTCTAACGCTCCGCCTTTTTCGGTGAGAACTACACCAGTTCGAAGCGTTACGACACGTGTCTTAGCTTGATCTACACTTTGGGCAATAGTCTCCCATTTAGCGCACAGTT includes the following:
- a CDS encoding TIGR01777 family oxidoreductase; protein product: MNILLTGGTGLIGGEFIRQYSREHEFTVISRDFAKAKSKLGDNVKIVENVSSIENFENFDAVINLAGEPIADKRWTDTQKKIICNSRWDITSELVSKINSCDAPPPVFLSGSAIGYYGNQGDKLVTEETPPHNEFTHELCAKWETIAQSVDQAKTRVVTLRTGVVLTEKGGALEKMALPFKLGAGGTLGSGSQYLAWIHLQDMVRAISFLLENSACSGAFNLTAPEPVTNKEFSKALAKSLNRPCLFNVPGFVMKIAMGESSTMILEGQRVIPQKLTTAGFSFDFPSIDEALREIYRA
- a CDS encoding ABC transporter permease, which gives rise to MSTSFNLAWRLFKHEARRGELTIILLAIVLSVAAVLSLSLFSERLQGALKSRSAAFIAADAQLRSDDPINEEWLARAREEGLATAKQVATRSMVFKGDEMSLVDLRAVNDAYPLKGTVNITDQPFGEKRNTAELPQSGEAWVQSRLFQSLGLSIGDSIDIGDGTFTVTHVLVDIPDAGFSVFNTDPIALINLNDLEKTAITGPGSRARYVGFFAGDAGDIENFNTWLLPQLNDDLHSWRTVEDDESAIGRSVASAERYFLLASLLAIVLAAVSIAVAAQRYAQRHFDPVAIMKTLGATSSTIRKVYLFQILFITGLGIFIGLVIGFIGQQVVISLVADRVDVSLDVWHWRPLLIAVATGATCALLFSLYPLLQLFSVPPLRVLIKDISANLRSRSIQFVASGGAIFLLMWMYSRDLKISAILFVSGAALVLGLLGATYILIAVGRKLGSGRMGAWQLAWARIKRRAMDNSVQLISFSVTIMLLLVVLVMRNDMVSQWRSQLPEGTPNYFLINITPDIQPELDRHFADNGVKIEEFYPVIRGRFVSVNGEGVNTEVSKEDEPNREGRRGLGREANLTWSNALQKENEVIDGNWHGDEDKHYSEGWFPVSVEEGVAERLNIKMGDRLTFNVGSEIVETKVTSIRTVNWQTMQPNFFFVIHPEAMAAFSPTYITSFYLPTERKAELTNLLKPFASITMFDVDARINQLREIVDQVSVAVEFILVLVLLAGSLVLIAQVQASMDERRQEIAILRTLGAKGALIRKSVIFEFVIIGVVAGFMAAMANELSLYLLQTSVFQMEASLHPEYWAIAPSVGAVVVGILGAFGCWRLLTLNTSQMLRNMV